One genomic region from Leifsonia sp. Root1293 encodes:
- a CDS encoding NAD-dependent epimerase/dehydratase family protein, whose amino-acid sequence MRVLATGASGFLGGAVVRDLAAAGHEVRTFQRRPSGLAGEPGITDVLGSVTDAAAVLAALDGIDAVVHLAAKVSLAGDPAEFEAVNVGGTRTLLDGMRRAGVGRLVFVSSPSVAHSGSSIMGDGALPADPATARGDYARTKAEAELLALAADSAELRVVAVRPHLVWGPGDTQLVGRIVERARAGRLPLLGHGAALIDTTYVDNAASAMTAALARIDDVHGRSYVVTNGEPRPVAEMLGGICAAAGVAAPRWSVPASVARTAGGLVEAAWRVRPGIDEPPMTRFLAEQLSTAHWFDQRATRADLHWSPSVTLDDGLARLAAHYAATAR is encoded by the coding sequence GTGAGGGTGCTCGCCACCGGCGCCAGCGGGTTCCTCGGGGGAGCCGTCGTGCGCGACCTCGCGGCAGCCGGTCACGAGGTGCGCACCTTCCAGCGACGTCCGTCAGGGCTCGCGGGCGAACCCGGAATCACCGACGTGCTCGGATCGGTGACGGATGCCGCAGCCGTGCTGGCGGCCCTCGACGGCATCGACGCCGTCGTGCATCTCGCGGCCAAGGTGTCTCTGGCCGGCGACCCCGCCGAGTTCGAGGCCGTGAACGTCGGCGGAACACGCACGCTCCTGGATGGCATGCGCAGGGCCGGAGTCGGCAGGCTCGTGTTCGTGTCGTCGCCGTCGGTTGCGCACTCCGGGTCTTCGATCATGGGTGACGGCGCGCTGCCGGCCGATCCGGCCACGGCCCGAGGAGACTACGCGCGCACCAAGGCCGAGGCCGAGCTGCTCGCCCTGGCCGCCGACTCCGCCGAGCTCCGCGTCGTCGCCGTGCGTCCGCACCTCGTGTGGGGGCCCGGCGACACCCAACTCGTGGGACGCATCGTCGAACGCGCCCGCGCCGGCCGTCTGCCGCTGCTCGGACATGGAGCCGCGCTCATCGACACCACATACGTCGACAATGCGGCATCCGCCATGACAGCGGCTCTCGCCCGCATCGACGACGTGCACGGGCGGTCGTACGTCGTCACCAATGGCGAACCCCGGCCCGTCGCCGAGATGCTCGGCGGCATCTGCGCGGCCGCCGGTGTTGCGGCGCCGCGGTGGAGCGTGCCGGCGTCGGTCGCCCGCACCGCCGGAGGTCTCGTAGAGGCCGCGTGGCGGGTGCGGCCCGGCATCGACGAGCCGCCGATGACGCGCTTCCTCGCCGAGCAGCTCTCGACGGCGCACTGGTTCGACCAGCGCGCCACGCGCGCGGACCTGCACTGGAGCCCGTCGGTCACCCTCGATGACGGACTGGCGCGCCTGGCGGCGCACTATGCCGCCACCGCGCGCTGA